A stretch of Leptospira hartskeerlii DNA encodes these proteins:
- a CDS encoding 3-hydroxyacyl-CoA dehydrogenase family protein, translated as MREIKTVTVLGANGTMGAGSAAIVAAFGKAKVHMLARDVNKAKEGIEKAISSIKTDTIRPRLIPGSYDQDLEKAVSESDWVFELVAESYEVKEPINKRIAKARKPGTIVSTVSSGLSIARLADAFDEDGKKHYYGTHFFNPPYKMILCELVTHAGNDKKVTKKLGEYLDKTLGRAVVYTNDTPAFAGNRIGFQLINEAAIKAEEYSDKGGIALIDAIMSGYTGRAMAPLDTADFVGLDVHKAIVDNLYEMTKDAAHSTFKLPGYFQKLIDKGDLGRKSGQGLYKMTKTPDGKKEKLYYDIKGDLYVPVPKFDIPFIKEANRRIGEADYIGAMNIVKEAKGLEADIARYFIARYVSYSLSIVGEVVETKEMSDLAMGTGFNWAPASAFVDFLGGPKEAISLITKAKLPVPEVLAKAKAGKPFYQLKDILDARSLFKG; from the coding sequence ATGAGGGAAATCAAAACCGTAACCGTTCTTGGCGCAAATGGGACAATGGGCGCCGGATCCGCAGCTATCGTGGCAGCTTTTGGTAAAGCAAAAGTCCATATGTTAGCCCGTGACGTAAACAAGGCTAAAGAAGGGATCGAAAAAGCTATTTCTTCCATTAAAACGGACACTATTCGTCCTAGATTAATTCCTGGTTCTTATGACCAAGACCTGGAAAAAGCAGTCTCCGAATCCGATTGGGTTTTCGAGCTTGTTGCAGAAAGTTATGAAGTTAAAGAACCGATCAACAAAAGGATCGCGAAGGCTCGTAAACCGGGCACTATCGTATCCACTGTTTCTTCCGGTCTTTCTATCGCTCGTTTAGCGGATGCTTTCGACGAAGACGGTAAAAAACATTATTACGGAACTCACTTCTTCAACCCTCCATATAAAATGATCCTTTGCGAATTGGTAACTCATGCTGGAAACGATAAAAAAGTTACTAAAAAACTTGGTGAATATCTGGATAAAACTCTGGGACGCGCTGTAGTTTATACGAATGATACTCCAGCATTCGCAGGTAACAGGATCGGATTCCAATTGATCAACGAAGCTGCTATCAAAGCGGAAGAATATTCCGACAAGGGTGGTATCGCTCTTATCGACGCGATCATGAGCGGATACACCGGAAGAGCAATGGCTCCTCTAGACACTGCTGACTTCGTAGGTTTGGATGTTCACAAGGCGATCGTAGACAACCTCTATGAGATGACTAAAGACGCTGCACATTCTACCTTCAAACTTCCTGGTTATTTCCAAAAGTTGATCGATAAAGGTGACTTAGGAAGAAAGTCCGGACAAGGTCTTTATAAGATGACCAAAACTCCTGACGGTAAAAAGGAAAAATTATATTACGATATCAAAGGTGACCTGTATGTTCCGGTCCCTAAATTCGATATTCCTTTTATCAAAGAAGCAAATCGCAGGATCGGCGAGGCTGATTATATCGGCGCAATGAATATCGTAAAAGAAGCGAAAGGTCTGGAAGCGGACATCGCTCGTTACTTTATCGCTCGTTACGTAAGCTACTCTCTTTCCATCGTGGGAGAAGTTGTAGAAACTAAAGAAATGAGCGACCTTGCAATGGGAACCGGATTTAACTGGGCGCCTGCATCTGCATTCGTAGACTTCTTAGGCGGACCTAAGGAAGCAATCAGTCTAATCACTAAAGCAAAACTTCCTGTTCCGGAAGTATTGGCAAAAGCGAAAGCGGGTAAACCTTTCTATCAACTGAAAGATATTTTAGACGCTCGTTCTCTTTTTAAAGGATAA
- the amt gene encoding ammonium transporter — MILEKSLLDILWVLVCSGLVLIMQGGFLVLESGLTRAKNSINVAIKNVADFGVATLLFYTFGFGLMFGVTWNGIIGTSLFAPVFPEGKAWPPTFFLFQLVFCGTSATIVSGAVAERLKFHSYLFATALISGVIYPIAGHWCWGGSFTDENHGWLAARGFHDFAGSTLVHSVGGWVSLSLLLIVGARIGRFPENEPPKTVTGSNLPMAMLGGILLWFGWMGFNGGSTLGFNEKVPGIILNTIISSGFSLMVAMLAAWLIKGFPEATAPLNGSLAGLVAITAGADCFTPVQAAIIGSIAGLFVLPAEKLLEKLKIDDAVGAIPVHLIGGIWGTIAVGIFGDLNLIGYNVTRSSLILTQILGIVSVGGFAFGLSLLIFFLINKFFPLRVDGDEERMGLNISEHKATTELIDLFLAMDYQRKTGDLAVDVPVEPFTEVGQIAERYNLVLGTVRSTLADNEKARVEIEEAYEKVRIEQDKAEKLLLNILPDSIAQELKSNTGLIADSYPNVSILFADIVGFTKISAVMKPESVVRILNEVFSHFDILAEKYGLEKIKTIGDAYMAVGGLPLPNEAHPLLVAHMAWDMKELLSKFKLKKMGTKLRMRIGINTGPVVAGVIGTKKFIYDIWGDAVNLASRMESHGVPGEIQVTESTAELIKSDFALTERGEIKVKGKGLVKTFLISHRLRSPEESFTDLGYSFSTT, encoded by the coding sequence ATGATCTTAGAAAAGAGCTTATTAGATATACTTTGGGTCTTGGTATGTTCAGGACTGGTGCTAATTATGCAAGGCGGTTTCCTTGTATTAGAATCCGGACTTACTAGAGCCAAGAACTCCATCAATGTCGCCATCAAGAATGTGGCGGACTTCGGAGTAGCTACTCTTCTTTTTTATACATTCGGATTCGGACTTATGTTTGGAGTCACTTGGAACGGGATCATAGGAACTTCTTTATTTGCTCCTGTGTTTCCGGAAGGTAAGGCTTGGCCTCCGACCTTCTTCTTATTCCAACTAGTGTTCTGCGGAACTTCTGCGACGATAGTCTCCGGAGCAGTTGCAGAAAGATTAAAATTCCATTCTTATCTATTCGCCACTGCTCTCATCTCGGGTGTGATCTATCCGATTGCCGGTCATTGGTGTTGGGGAGGAAGTTTTACAGATGAGAATCATGGTTGGTTGGCAGCGAGAGGCTTTCACGACTTCGCAGGTTCCACTTTGGTTCACAGCGTAGGAGGTTGGGTATCACTTTCACTTCTTCTCATTGTAGGAGCAAGGATTGGAAGATTTCCGGAAAATGAACCGCCTAAAACTGTGACCGGCAGTAATTTGCCTATGGCTATGTTAGGTGGAATTCTTCTTTGGTTCGGTTGGATGGGATTCAATGGGGGAAGCACTTTAGGTTTTAACGAAAAAGTTCCAGGTATTATTCTAAATACGATTATCTCTTCCGGATTCTCTCTTATGGTGGCGATGTTGGCCGCGTGGTTGATCAAAGGATTTCCGGAAGCGACTGCACCCTTGAACGGATCCTTGGCTGGACTAGTCGCCATTACTGCTGGAGCGGATTGTTTTACTCCAGTGCAGGCAGCGATTATTGGTAGTATTGCCGGCCTATTCGTTCTTCCTGCCGAAAAACTTTTAGAAAAACTGAAGATAGACGATGCAGTCGGAGCTATTCCTGTCCATTTGATCGGTGGAATTTGGGGAACGATTGCAGTAGGAATTTTTGGCGATCTGAATTTGATCGGGTATAATGTTACTAGATCCTCTCTTATTCTTACCCAGATCTTAGGAATCGTTTCCGTGGGAGGATTTGCATTTGGACTTTCTTTACTGATCTTCTTCCTGATTAATAAATTTTTCCCTCTTCGAGTTGATGGGGACGAAGAAAGAATGGGCCTAAACATCTCGGAGCATAAGGCAACTACTGAGCTCATCGATCTATTTTTAGCGATGGATTATCAGAGAAAAACTGGCGACCTGGCAGTGGATGTTCCTGTTGAACCATTCACCGAAGTGGGTCAGATCGCAGAACGTTACAATTTGGTTCTTGGAACAGTACGTTCTACACTTGCAGACAATGAAAAAGCAAGGGTTGAGATCGAAGAAGCGTACGAAAAGGTCCGCATAGAGCAGGATAAGGCGGAAAAATTACTTCTGAACATTCTTCCGGACTCTATAGCTCAAGAATTAAAGTCAAACACTGGACTCATAGCGGATAGTTATCCGAATGTTTCTATTCTTTTTGCGGATATCGTAGGTTTCACTAAAATTTCCGCAGTGATGAAGCCTGAGTCTGTAGTGCGCATCTTAAACGAAGTATTCTCTCATTTCGATATTCTGGCAGAAAAATACGGTTTGGAGAAGATTAAGACTATCGGTGATGCATATATGGCGGTGGGAGGTCTACCTCTACCGAATGAGGCGCATCCTTTGCTTGTAGCACATATGGCTTGGGACATGAAGGAACTTCTTTCTAAATTCAAACTCAAAAAAATGGGTACTAAACTGCGTATGCGGATCGGAATTAATACTGGTCCAGTAGTCGCAGGAGTCATCGGAACTAAAAAATTCATCTACGATATCTGGGGAGATGCAGTAAATCTTGCTAGTCGCATGGAATCTCATGGTGTTCCGGGAGAAATTCAGGTCACAGAATCCACTGCAGAACTAATTAAATCCGATTTTGCGTTAACAGAAAGAGGAGAGATCAAGGTGAAAGGAAAAGGTTTAGTCAAAACCTTCTTAATTAGCCATCGACTACGTTCTCCTGAAGAGAGTTTTACCGATCTAGGATACTCATTCAGCACAACTTAA
- a CDS encoding metal-dependent hydrolase yields the protein MATIFSHPAVPISLFFFFGKKKIPILLAIFGIFFSVLPDFDVVAFKFGIPYESDWGHRGFTHSILFALGMSCLVAFFRTKLKASWLTVFLFLFVSAISHGVLDAMTTGGLGVGFFLPWSSDRIFFEFRPIRVSPIGPRNFFTARGWVVIQSELLYVWVPAILVSGTGILIRRFVFKDRSLNH from the coding sequence ATGGCCACAATATTCTCTCACCCAGCAGTCCCAATTTCACTCTTCTTTTTTTTCGGAAAAAAGAAAATCCCGATCTTACTTGCAATTTTTGGAATATTCTTCTCTGTTCTTCCTGATTTCGACGTAGTCGCCTTTAAATTCGGGATCCCATATGAAAGCGATTGGGGCCACAGAGGATTTACTCATTCTATCTTATTTGCTTTGGGAATGTCCTGCCTCGTTGCATTTTTCAGGACCAAACTGAAAGCAAGTTGGCTTACCGTCTTTTTATTTCTTTTTGTATCAGCGATCTCTCACGGCGTGCTGGATGCGATGACTACCGGAGGTTTAGGAGTCGGGTTCTTTCTCCCTTGGAGTTCTGATAGGATCTTTTTTGAGTTCAGACCGATCAGAGTTTCTCCTATCGGTCCAAGGAATTTTTTTACCGCAAGAGGTTGGGTTGTGATCCAGTCGGAACTTTTATATGTTTGGGTCCCGGCGATTTTGGTTTCCGGGACCGGTATTTTAATTAGAAGGTTTGTTTTTAAAGATCGATCACTGAACCACTAA
- a CDS encoding M48 family metallopeptidase: MIGLSNSVRPYVLKLFVVLGLISLSGPPIFSQSKPGEFDAELYAQLVRQSNVQFTNLIKSKTVLADHKGWKKPIDKAFGKLSKNSGNPPFPLVYKIVKDASFNAFAMAGGQFCIHSGALDSLDEIIKQKEADAAQKLDFYREKYIAGVLSHELAHFYNRHVFNSVKKFYALKDEPSGKAFLENSKFSQEQELDADQTGLFLLDKAGYGGDFMLITLQTLNEVEQSYKEALAASKADKTRPELIGSHYFSSHPSPNERLSRLKTDKQELYSFLAKMEKTFDDIQLGRNLDDARSNLEDGIKKFPENTYLSKALAVCMHKIWMATASNEELKLKPVLDMPSFRDTMVFPPDKSKRAVMRIVPGNEAAYNRALKAYREVIVKTDDPYFLSNYAVLLSYSADEKDLDVAVNVANQAFQAEGTVALANNLGVVLFWTDKREEAKELFNRLALSIDQKIRTLANQSGNNPQIAQYLRTIGQSTAQKQQVDPDYIYENFTPILNIALVESYSAVDPKSKGLASYYLTNYDSTSGWAKVLAKIHSIELTAPTQANEVNAFKVGGVGPGDKLEDLLKNWGKPTRIKTDKKSGLEYFEYDNKETAFILDMGTVVQVNVVGDNSPGLGQGITVGSSKPAAEKLLGSKFRKQGEYHDYYEKGKAFVKYNKHGKIDQLVVQ, translated from the coding sequence ATGATCGGTCTTTCGAATTCGGTTCGCCCTTATGTCCTGAAACTATTTGTAGTTTTAGGTTTAATATCCCTCTCGGGCCCGCCAATTTTTTCTCAAAGCAAACCCGGAGAATTCGACGCGGAATTGTATGCGCAGTTGGTAAGACAAAGCAATGTGCAATTCACGAATCTGATCAAGTCTAAGACTGTACTTGCAGATCATAAAGGTTGGAAGAAACCGATAGATAAAGCGTTCGGTAAACTTTCCAAAAATTCCGGTAATCCTCCTTTCCCTCTAGTTTATAAAATCGTAAAGGATGCAAGCTTCAACGCATTTGCAATGGCAGGTGGGCAATTCTGTATTCATTCAGGAGCTTTAGATTCACTCGATGAGATCATCAAACAAAAGGAAGCGGATGCAGCCCAAAAGTTGGACTTCTATCGAGAGAAATATATCGCAGGAGTATTGTCCCACGAGTTAGCTCACTTCTACAACAGGCATGTTTTTAACAGTGTAAAAAAGTTTTACGCGCTTAAAGATGAACCATCAGGAAAAGCATTTTTAGAAAATAGTAAGTTCTCTCAAGAACAAGAGCTAGACGCAGACCAAACTGGTTTATTCTTATTGGATAAGGCCGGTTACGGTGGTGATTTTATGCTAATCACTCTTCAGACCTTAAACGAAGTAGAACAATCTTACAAAGAAGCATTGGCCGCCTCTAAAGCCGACAAAACAAGACCGGAACTGATCGGTTCTCATTATTTCTCCAGCCATCCTTCTCCCAATGAAAGATTGTCCAGACTCAAAACGGATAAACAAGAATTGTACAGCTTCTTAGCTAAGATGGAAAAAACTTTCGATGATATTCAATTGGGAAGAAATTTAGATGATGCAAGATCCAACTTAGAAGATGGGATCAAAAAATTCCCGGAGAATACTTACTTAAGCAAAGCACTCGCAGTTTGTATGCACAAGATCTGGATGGCAACAGCTTCTAACGAAGAATTAAAATTAAAACCGGTTTTGGACATGCCTTCGTTCAGAGATACAATGGTGTTTCCTCCTGACAAAAGTAAACGCGCAGTCATGAGGATCGTCCCTGGAAATGAAGCTGCATACAACCGTGCACTCAAAGCATACAGAGAAGTGATCGTAAAAACGGATGATCCTTATTTCCTTTCCAACTATGCAGTATTGCTTTCTTATTCTGCAGACGAAAAAGATCTAGATGTAGCAGTTAATGTTGCCAACCAAGCTTTCCAAGCGGAAGGAACTGTTGCCCTCGCGAACAACTTAGGAGTAGTTCTTTTCTGGACGGATAAAAGAGAAGAAGCAAAAGAACTTTTCAATCGTTTGGCCTTATCGATCGATCAAAAGATCCGAACGCTTGCAAATCAAAGTGGAAACAATCCTCAGATCGCTCAATATCTAAGGACAATCGGCCAATCCACAGCGCAAAAACAACAAGTGGATCCTGATTATATTTATGAGAACTTCACTCCTATCTTAAACATCGCTTTGGTTGAATCTTATTCTGCGGTAGATCCAAAATCAAAAGGACTCGCGAGTTATTATTTAACTAATTACGATTCTACCTCCGGCTGGGCAAAGGTACTAGCGAAGATCCATTCAATTGAACTGACTGCTCCTACACAGGCAAATGAAGTGAATGCATTTAAAGTAGGAGGAGTTGGTCCTGGAGATAAGTTGGAAGACCTTCTGAAAAATTGGGGAAAACCAACGCGTATTAAAACGGATAAAAAAAGCGGTTTGGAATATTTCGAATACGATAACAAAGAGACTGCGTTTATCTTAGATATGGGAACTGTAGTCCAAGTAAATGTAGTGGGAGATAATAGCCCAGGTTTAGGACAAGGGATCACTGTAGGATCTTCTAAACCTGCTGCAGAAAAACTTCTGGGTTCTAAATTCAGAAAACAAGGCGAGTACCACGACTACTACGAGAAAGGTAAGGCTTTCGTGAAATATAATAAACACGGAAAGATAGATCAATTAGTGGTTCAGTGA
- the cyoE gene encoding heme o synthase has protein sequence MNNFFADWNQMIKPRVSSLVLATAVPGLYLGGPSAPSTLLVFMTMLGTFLMSSASFIFNQIIEIDRDAKMKRTANRPLPAGRISIAQAWLVGFAMTFVAFGILYYFANLLTAICAFAALLAYVFLYTILLKPRTHQNIVIGGVAGCVGPLIGYAAVSNSLPLPAWILFLMIFLWTPAHFWALAIFLKEDYSDANFPMLPVVKGVKETGRSILFYTVLYVGSVIAFYWAEPSMGWLYMISSVALSISILYLSVKLFQNPEPKFARGFFFFSILHLFLINILILIDHSIPA, from the coding sequence ATGAATAACTTTTTTGCAGACTGGAACCAAATGATCAAACCAAGGGTAAGTTCCCTTGTATTGGCTACTGCTGTGCCTGGTTTATACCTTGGTGGCCCTTCTGCACCTAGTACACTTTTGGTTTTTATGACTATGCTTGGGACTTTTTTAATGTCTTCTGCATCTTTTATCTTCAACCAGATCATAGAAATAGATAGAGACGCTAAAATGAAAAGGACTGCGAATCGTCCACTTCCTGCAGGAAGGATCAGTATCGCTCAGGCTTGGCTCGTTGGATTTGCAATGACCTTCGTCGCATTTGGGATCTTATATTATTTTGCAAATTTATTAACTGCAATATGTGCATTTGCCGCACTTCTCGCTTATGTTTTTCTTTATACAATTCTACTAAAACCGAGAACTCATCAGAATATTGTAATAGGTGGAGTGGCAGGTTGTGTAGGACCTCTCATCGGTTATGCAGCTGTTAGTAATTCTTTACCTTTACCTGCTTGGATATTATTTCTAATGATCTTCCTCTGGACCCCGGCTCACTTCTGGGCACTCGCTATCTTCCTAAAAGAAGATTATAGCGACGCGAATTTCCCCATGCTTCCTGTGGTAAAAGGTGTAAAAGAAACTGGGCGTTCTATTTTGTTTTATACAGTTCTATACGTGGGATCCGTGATCGCGTTCTATTGGGCGGAACCATCCATGGGTTGGTTGTATATGATCTCTTCAGTAGCGTTAAGTATCTCCATACTTTATCTTTCCGTAAAATTATTCCAAAATCCAGAGCCTAAATTCGCTAGAGGATTTTTCTTTTTCAGCATTCTCCACTTGTTTTTAATCAATATTTTAATTCTGATCGATCATTCCATTCCTGCCTGA
- a CDS encoding COX15/CtaA family protein has protein sequence MIASTYSHFRKFSLFLVLYSVLIFINLLYGPLVRATDSGLACPDWPFCFGKIFPDFDFNIFMEVGHRYYSGFLGIVLIAGTFWTAFVPELRKPFLGYFILGILLIASQVTLGGLTVLLSLDPATVNLHLLNAILFLLCIGTATFKAAYLANSTNSNEFLTKQSLFQKDQIPLLIGVLLIFFQIILGGRVSSNYAGLACLEFPTCNGEWIPSVPEPKIQIQVQHRLGAYLVAFYILLINLYGIFKGFSAETKKYVRTAIILLLIQIGLGIVNVYMKLPKLVTAAHTGVAILLFLAMYAVWVQRASELSKSKVS, from the coding sequence ATGATCGCTTCTACTTATTCTCATTTCAGAAAGTTTTCTCTCTTTCTGGTCCTCTATTCAGTTTTAATTTTTATAAACTTATTATATGGACCTCTTGTCCGTGCTACCGACTCAGGACTTGCATGTCCTGATTGGCCTTTTTGTTTCGGTAAAATTTTTCCGGACTTCGATTTTAATATTTTTATGGAAGTCGGGCATAGATATTATTCCGGATTTTTAGGAATCGTTCTTATCGCAGGTACTTTCTGGACTGCATTTGTTCCGGAATTAAGAAAACCTTTTTTGGGTTATTTTATCTTAGGGATCCTGCTGATCGCTTCTCAAGTTACATTGGGAGGTTTGACTGTCCTTCTTTCTTTAGATCCTGCCACTGTAAATCTTCACTTATTGAATGCTATTCTGTTTTTACTCTGCATAGGTACTGCGACTTTTAAGGCCGCTTATCTTGCAAATTCTACAAATTCAAATGAGTTTTTAACAAAACAAAGTTTATTCCAAAAGGATCAAATCCCTCTTTTGATCGGAGTGTTGTTGATCTTCTTCCAAATTATTTTGGGAGGAAGAGTAAGTTCCAATTACGCAGGACTTGCTTGTTTAGAATTCCCTACATGCAACGGAGAATGGATCCCGTCCGTCCCAGAACCTAAAATACAGATCCAGGTGCAACACAGATTAGGCGCCTATTTAGTAGCATTTTATATTCTCCTAATAAACCTTTATGGAATATTCAAAGGATTCTCCGCAGAGACTAAAAAATACGTAAGAACAGCGATCATACTTCTGCTTATACAGATAGGATTAGGGATCGTTAACGTATACATGAAACTTCCGAAATTAGTGACTGCCGCTCATACCGGAGTGGCCATTCTTCTTTTCTTAGCCATGTATGCAGTTTGGGTGCAGAGAGCTTCTGAGCTTTCCAAGAGTAAGGTTTCTTAA
- a CDS encoding SCO family protein, whose amino-acid sequence MFSSNHPQRIFKIAAALILFLLSLPVLSFDTERELPAHAVPPELEGVGLEEKLGNHIDTNLSFVDEQGKQVRIGDYLKEGKPLLLTLVYYRCPTLCSLYLNEISTALKELNLEVGKEFNYVAVSFDPKEKPDLAKAKKEVYVKDYGRGDGSGWSFLTGNDPEIKALSSSLGFTYKWNPYNDQWVHVSVAYVITPEGQISRYLKGIPMDERTLRLSLVEAGNGKIGDLTDSVALFCFQFDPSKNRYTLYAFNIMRIGGFLTVLVLAAFLFRFWKKQNSSSTV is encoded by the coding sequence TTGTTCTCCTCCAATCATCCGCAGCGGATTTTTAAAATAGCTGCGGCTCTTATTCTTTTTCTACTATCCCTACCCGTACTATCCTTCGATACCGAAAGAGAATTGCCAGCTCACGCAGTTCCTCCGGAGCTCGAAGGCGTTGGTCTGGAAGAAAAATTAGGAAATCATATAGATACCAATTTATCTTTCGTAGATGAACAAGGTAAACAAGTCCGCATAGGCGACTATCTGAAAGAAGGAAAACCACTTCTTCTTACCTTAGTGTATTATAGATGTCCTACACTTTGCAGTCTTTATCTGAATGAGATCTCAACCGCACTCAAAGAATTGAATTTAGAAGTAGGAAAAGAATTCAATTATGTAGCGGTAAGCTTTGATCCGAAAGAAAAACCGGATCTGGCGAAAGCGAAAAAAGAAGTATATGTGAAAGATTATGGAAGAGGGGACGGTTCCGGCTGGAGTTTTTTAACCGGAAATGATCCGGAAATAAAGGCTTTGTCTTCCAGCTTGGGTTTTACTTACAAATGGAATCCTTATAACGATCAATGGGTACATGTTTCCGTAGCCTATGTGATCACCCCTGAAGGACAAATTTCCAGGTATTTAAAAGGGATCCCGATGGATGAAAGGACCCTGAGATTATCTCTCGTAGAGGCTGGAAACGGTAAAATCGGCGATTTGACTGACAGTGTTGCCCTTTTTTGCTTCCAATTTGATCCATCCAAAAATAGGTATACATTATACGCATTCAATATCATGCGAATCGGCGGTTTTCTAACCGTCCTCGTTCTTGCAGCGTTCTTATTCCGCTTTTGGAAGAAACAAAACTCGTCTAGTACAGTATAA
- the coxB gene encoding cytochrome c oxidase subunit II: MNWFSFITATSFMPVPATKESGDVDNLYIFLLVSGLISFIILIGGMVIFIFKYRRKTEDQKSAYITHNTLAEFLWSFIPFVIMMVIFAWGWSVFHDLRRVGEKGDVEVHVTARQWAWTFKYANDIEINSPSDKKLVENDPDSTLLKPEIVVVPVGKTIRFILTSDDVLHSFYVPAFRNKMDAVPGRRTTFTFTPIEKGDFTVFCTEYCGTKHSNMMATIRVVDGEQFAAWQAEKLAASAGASNKGPAERGEALFKGSLGCGGCHSIDGSRIVGPTFKGLYGNKRDFADGSSVTADDAYIKQSILVPTAKIVAGYPPAMSSFQGRIKEDEIKDIIEFIKTLK; encoded by the coding sequence ATGAACTGGTTCTCTTTTATTACGGCGACAAGCTTCATGCCGGTTCCAGCGACTAAAGAATCGGGAGATGTAGATAACCTCTATATCTTTCTTCTTGTTTCGGGCCTTATCTCTTTTATCATTCTCATTGGGGGAATGGTAATATTCATATTCAAGTATAGAAGGAAAACTGAAGACCAGAAAAGTGCGTATATCACACACAATACTCTTGCTGAGTTTCTTTGGTCCTTTATACCTTTCGTGATCATGATGGTCATCTTCGCTTGGGGATGGAGTGTATTTCACGATCTTCGCAGAGTCGGAGAGAAAGGTGATGTTGAGGTTCACGTTACTGCTCGTCAGTGGGCTTGGACTTTCAAATATGCGAATGATATCGAGATCAATAGCCCTAGCGATAAAAAGTTAGTGGAGAATGACCCGGATTCTACTCTTCTCAAACCTGAGATCGTAGTAGTTCCAGTTGGTAAAACCATTCGTTTCATTCTTACTTCTGATGATGTTTTACATAGCTTCTATGTTCCTGCATTCAGGAACAAAATGGATGCGGTTCCAGGCAGAAGAACTACTTTCACTTTCACTCCGATCGAGAAAGGGGACTTCACAGTATTCTGTACTGAATATTGCGGAACTAAGCACTCCAATATGATGGCTACGATTCGTGTGGTGGACGGAGAGCAATTCGCTGCTTGGCAGGCTGAAAAACTCGCTGCTTCTGCTGGCGCAAGCAACAAGGGACCTGCAGAAAGAGGTGAAGCTCTTTTCAAAGGAAGCCTTGGGTGTGGCGGTTGTCACTCCATCGACGGATCCAGGATTGTTGGACCTACCTTCAAAGGTCTTTATGGTAATAAGAGAGACTTCGCAGATGGATCTTCCGTAACTGCGGACGACGCTTATATCAAACAATCCATCCTTGTTCCAACAGCTAAGATTGTAGCTGGATACCCTCCTGCGATGTCTTCTTTCCAAGGAAGGATCAAAGAGGACGAGATCAAGGACATCATCGAATTCATTAAGACGCTTAAATAG